A window of the Oryzias melastigma strain HK-1 unplaced genomic scaffold, ASM292280v2 sc00470, whole genome shotgun sequence genome harbors these coding sequences:
- the LOC112138202 gene encoding mitochondrial glycine transporter B produces the protein MLPFTVIKTRFESGRYNYVSVAGALRSVYETEGVRALFSGLTATLLRDAPFSGIYVMFYSQAKKTLPQEVTAAPYAPLANFGCGVAAGIMASLVTQPADVVKTHIQVSPSHWSTADAVRFIFKENGVAGFFRGAVPRSLRRTLMAAMAWTVYEQLMARMGLKS, from the exons ATGCTGCCCTTCACCGTCATCAAGACGCGCTTCGAG AGCGGCCGTTACAACTACGTGAGCGTGGCGGGCGCTCTCAGGAGCGTGTACGAGACGGAGGGCGTCCGGGCGCTGTTCTCCGGGTTGACCGCCACTTTGCTTCGAGACGCCCCGTTCTCTGGCATCTACGTGATGTTCTACAGTCAGGCTAAGAAGACGTTACCTCAAG AGGTCACGGCGGCGCCCTACGCTCCGCTGGCAAACTTTGGCTGCGGGGTCGCCGCGGGCATCATGGCGTCTCTGGTCACGCAGCCGGCGGATGTGGTTAAGACCCACATTCAAGTCAGCCCCTCCCACTGGAGCACGGCAGACGCAGTTCGCTTTATATTTAAG GAAAACGGCGTGGCGGGGTTTTTCCGTGGCGCTGTGCCCAGGTCTCTCCGACGCACGCTGATGGCCGCCATGGCGTGGACCGTCTATGAGCAGCTGATGGCCCGGATGGGACTGAAGTCCTGA